TAAATTTAATATTGTTTATTTCTGTTTTTAAAGTAATAACAATTTTAATAAAACAATCTAGAACATAAATAAAAAAATGTAGATAAAAACCTACATTTTTTTATTTATTAAACTATTTATTTTGAATTGCACTTATTCCTGGTAATTCCTTACCTTCCATGTATTCTAATGATGCTCCCCCACCAGTAGAAATTCATGAGAATTCTTCTTTAAATCCTAATTTAATTGCAGCAGCAGCAGAATCACCACCACCAATTAAAGTAAATCCACCATCAGCTTTACGTTTAGCAGCAGCTTCACAAACAGCAACAGTACCTGCTTTAAAATTTTCAAATTCACTAACTCCCATTGGCCCATTTCAAACAACAGTTTTAGCATTAGCTAAAGCTTTTTGATACATTTCAATTGTTTTAGGCCCAATGTCTAGTCCCATCATTCCTGCAGGAACATTTTCACCGCACAATGTAGGTTCAACATCTGCATATTCAGGAGCACATAAACTATCAACTGGTAAAATAATTTTTCCATTTGCTTTTTCTAAATATTCTTTTGCTAATTCAACTTTATCAGCTTCAAGTAAAGAGTTTCCAATTTCTAATCCCATTGCTTTGTGGAATGTATATGTCATACCTCCACCAATTAAGATTTTATCTACTTTTGATAATAGATTATCGATAACCCCAATTTTGTCAGAAACTTTTGCTCCACCTAAAATTGCAACGAATGGTCTTTCAGGAGCATCGATTCCTTTTCCTAACATTTCAATTTCACTTTGAACTAAAAATCCTAAAGCTGATTCTGAAATATTTGATGCAATTCCTACATTAGAAGCGTGAGCACGGTGTGCTGTTCCAAATGCATCATTAATAAAAATTTCACCTAAGCTAGCTCAGTATTTTCCTAATTCAGGAGCATTTTTTGATTCTGCTTTAACAACTTCACCATTTTTAACATCTTCAAAACGAGTATTTTCAAATAATAAAACTTGTTTGTCAGATAATGCATTGATAGCATTTTCTAATTCTATTCCTCTTGTTTGGTTTACAAATTGAACACTTTGTCCTAAAACTTCTTCTAATCTTTTTGCAACTGGTGCTAATGATTTAGTTTTTTTATCATCTTCACTTTTAATTCTTGATAAGTGTGAAAATAAAATTACTTTAGCATCATTTTCAATTAAATATTTAATAGTAGGTAATGCAGCTTGAATACGGTTGTCATCTGTAATAACCCCATCTTTTAACGGAACGTTAAAATCAACACGAACTAAAACTTTTTTACCTTTTACATTAATATCTTTCAATGTTTTTTTTGTATTGTAATTCATTTCATTCTCCTATTTTTTTCTCTTACATTATATATTTTAACTCTTTTATAAATTTATTTATAGATTAAACAAAAAAAATACCCTAAGGTATTTTTAGAATTAATTATAATTATAATCCCATGAAGTAAACTGTTGTTCTTACTAATTGTGAAACGTATGATGATTCATTATCATATCATGCACAAACAGTAACTAATTGTTCACCATTAACTTCAGTAATTTTTGTTAATGTTGCATCGAATATTGAACCGAATGATGATCCGATTGTATCTCCTGAAACGATTTGTTGTGTGTTGAATTTTAGTGCTTTTGATAAGTCAGCGTCACCTTTAATTCTTGCTTCAACTTTAGCATTAATTTCTTCAACAGTTGTTTTTTTACTTAATTGTAAAGTTACATCAGTAATTGACCCTGTAATTGTTGGAACACGTAATGCATATCCATCTAATTTACCTTTTAAGTTTGGCAATACTAATGAAACAGCTTTAGCAGCTCCAGTAGTTGAAGGAACAATATTTCATGCTGCTGCACGACCTCTTCTTAAGTCTCCATGAGGTAAGTCTAATAATTTTTGGTCATTAGTTACGGCGTGAACTGTAACCATTTTTCCTTTAACAATTCCAAATTCTTCATCAATAATTTTAGCTACTGGTGATAAACAGTTTGTTGTACATGATGCTCCTGAAATAATAACGTCTTCAGAAGTTAAGTTTTTGTGGTTAACTCCGTAAACTATTGTTTTCATTTCTCCTGTAGCAGGTGCTGAAATAATAACTTTTTTTGCTCCTGCTGTTAAGTGTGCTGATGCTTTCTCTTTATCTGTGTAGAAACCTGTTGATTCGATTACTAAATCGATCCCTAATTTTCCTCAAGGTAAGTCTGCTGCATTTCTTTCAGCAAAGATTTTAACTTCTTTTCCATCAACAATAATTGAGTTTTCTGTGTAAGAAATTTTTCCTTCTTGGAATTTACCTTGTGCTGAATCAAATTCTAATAAGTAAGCTAATGTTTTTGTGTCTGTTAAATCGTTAACAGCAACGATTTCAACTCCTTGGTTGAATAATTGTCTAAATGTTAAACGTCCGATTCTTCCGAATCCGTTAATTGCAACTTTTTTTGACATATATTTTATCCTCTCTTGTTATCTATACATAAATAATTTTACACTCTTAATTAAAAAAGAACAATTTTTTCAAACATTTTTTTAAAACCTATTGTCTTTTTGTTTCTGTTCCAGAAAGTGCATAAAATGAAGTTAAAGTCGATATTCTTTCCTTTAATCTAGCTATTTTTTTTACTTCCAAATCTTTTGGTTGTTTTTCAATTAAATAAACTTTGTTTAACTCTTCTTTTGTAAAGTTAGAAGAAATAAAAGTTAGTTTTTTTCTATTCATTCTATAATTTAAAATTCCAAATCATAAATTATCTCTAGTTCATAGTGATGTCATTTCACCAGCAAAATCATCAATAAATAAAATATCACATTTTTTCATTTGATCCATATATTTAACATTTCCAAAACCATTATTACTAAATTGTTCTTTGTATTTTTCTATAAGTTCTGCTGCTGTGCAAAAGAAAACTTTTTGTTCTCTTTTAGCTGCTTCATTTGCCAAAGTTTTCATGATGGTTGTTTTTCCAATGCCTGGATTTCCGTAAATATATACACCTTTTATATTTTCACGATCAATATTATTTTTAACTTCAATGTATCTCAAAATTTGTTTTCCTGCATTATTTATTAACAAATCTCGTTCTTTGATCTCTTCATCAGTAAAAAATCCTTCTGTTTTTAAACCATTAATGTAATCTTTAATTGTTTTTGGATATTCATCAACACTAAAATCCTTGTAAATGTAATTATTTTTAATATTTTGATTTCTATTTTCATATTCAAAATGTAAACAATGTGATGAACTTAAATAAAAGTTTGAATTTTTATATGTAAGATTCAGTTGTCTTCCTCTTATTCGCTGATTACATTTTTTTAAAGGTCCTTTTTCACATTCTGTATAATCCATTATAAATTCAAGCAGACTAATAAAATTATTTTGTAAAACTTCATCTGTTATTGGATTATCAGAATCAGCATTTTGATTTATTAAATTTTGAATAACTTTATTTTCTTTTAAAACTTGAATATTCATGTTTATACCTACCATTCTATATTTATGTTTGCTTCCATTATAAACTCATTTTTCTGTTCTTTAAAAATACTTTTTGTTCTTTCAACATTATTCTCAAAACCTTTTACTTGCTTTTTACTTGCTTTTTTTAAGTATGTGTACAACTCTTTTGTTGTTGTTATTTGCTTTTCTTTTATACTTTCAATTATTTTAACAACATAGTTATATATAAATCTTTTATTATTTTTTAAGTAAGAATAGCTTATTAAGCAATTTAATATTCCATCCGATAAATTATATTTTACTTTTAAAGAGTTTATAATTTCACTAATTTTGTCGTCTGCTTCAATTCCCATGCACTGAAAGTAAAAACTTGTTCACTCAGTTGAATTAAAGCTATTTATAATATTTAAATCACTTTCACTCAGTTCTATATTTGCTTTGTTTAATGTTTGTTCTTTTAAAATTGCTTTAAAGTCTTTACTCAAACTTATTCAATTAATTTCATTTAAAGATTTTCTGTAATTTTCTTTCATTAATTCAAATATAAATTCTTCATTAAATTCTTTTTGCATTAACAGAGCATCTAGATTTGATTTAACACTCTCATTAATTTCAATCATAACTCCTGATTTATATAGCATACGTTGTAAATCATCTAAATTTAAATTTTGATCACACAAATAAATTTCTTTTCTTGCTGTTTCAACAATTGAATCTAAATCTACAAAGTCAAAATCATTATCATCATTATTTTCAAATAAATCTTCAATCTCATAATCCAAATCATTAATTTTGAATTCTTTATTTTTAAATTGAATATTTGCTAGTTCAAAATTTTCTTCACCTATTTTTCTTAATAATCAGTTTTTAATTGTTTCATTTTGAAAAAATTGGGATGGAGACAAAGGTGAAGATATTACAATAACCATATTTCCACTTTTTTTAGATTTCAAACATCTAATTAATTTTAGTTTTGTTAATTTGCCCAAATTTTTCTTTAATTGTTTTTCTGATGAAGAAGTCATTAAAGCTATTCTTTCTAAAGTAAATGGGGAAGAATTTAATTTTTTGCTTCAATTGCTCTCCATAATTAGAGTATTATAGAGTCCAATTGCTGAAGCTCCAATAATAGGTTGGTATAAGTTAAAAAGGACTTCATGATCTTCTTTGGCAAGTTCTTTATTTCAATAAATTAAGTATTTGCGATTTAAAATATTCATGTTTATACCTCCTGTGTACAAATATAAATATAAAATAAAAAAACTTTAAATAAAATAAAATAAGTATGGACTTTTTTTTATATTTTTGTAGTGTTTATAAGCAATAAAAAAACCTATATTAAAAAATAGGTTTAATACTACTTTTCCACATTTCCACAACAAGTTATCTTTGACATTCAGGGCAATAAAAAGTACCCCTACCTGCAACTTGTTTTTTCGCAATTAATGTACCACATTTAAAACATGGTTCATCTTTTCTTAAATGTACTTTTAGTTCATGTTGAAATTGTCCTGTTTCTCCATTACCAGATTTATAACTATGAATTGAAGTGCCTTTTAGCTTAATTGATTTTTCTAGTATTTTATTAGAGTATTTTATAACTGAGCTTAGTTCTTCATCTGATAGTGTTTTTGTAGCTCTTTCTGGATTTATCTTAGATGCAAATAAAATTTCATTTGCATAGATATTTCCAATTCCACATAAAACAGTTTGATCTAATATAAATCCTTTTATAGGCATACTTGACTTATTTGCCTTTTCTTTAAGATATTTTAAATTTGGTTGATTATTTAATGGCTCAGGGCCAAGTTTATACATACCACTCATTTTTATGTAATCTTCGTTATCCCAAACTTCTAAAGTTCCAAATTTTCTTGAATCATAATATTTTAAATAATTTCCATCAGATAATTTAAATTGAAATCTTAAATGATTCTTATTATAAATATGAATTTCTTTAGAAGTTACACTTCATTTTCCTTCCATTCTTAGGTGACTTATTATCATCTTGTTTGGAAGTTGAAAAAGTAAATATTTACCATAATTAAATACTTTAATTATTTTTTGATTTATTATACTTTGCATAAATTCATTGAGCGAGTTTCTCCAAATCATTTTTGAAAAGAAACATTCGCCTTTAACTATATTTAAATTAGAAACTTTTTTATCTAAAAAGTTTGCAACAGTTCGTACTTCTGGTAATTCAGGCATATTTATCACTCCTTTATTATTTTAATTCAAATCAATTTTCTCCCTTAGAAGCGTTGACTTCAAGTTCTACCACTATCTCAGAAGGCTTTTTTCCAATAATCTTAGATAAATCTTTAAATGCTTTTTCCATATTTTTTGAAATTATATTTAATGCCTTTTCAGTTTCTTCATCATATATTTCAAAAATGATTTCATCGTGTATTTGAGCAACCATAAAACTTTTCATATTCTCAATAACAAACGATTTATATATATTGACCATTGCAACTTTTAATATATCAGCCGCTGTTCCTTGAATAGGCATGTTAACAGCAATTCTATTTCCAAAATTTTTAATAAGGAAATTTGCTGAAGCAAGTTCAGGAACTAGTCTTCTTCTATTTGCATATGTTGCAGCGTACCCATTTTCGCTGGCTTCTTTAATTAAAATATTTTTGTATGTTATTAGTTTAGGAAATGAATTATAGTAATCCTTAATAAAATTTTTTGCCTCTATAATTGAAATTTTTAAATCATTACTCAATCCAAAATCACTTAATCCATATATTATTCCAAAGTTAAAAACTTTTGCTATTCTTCTTTGTTCGCTTGAAACTTCTGAATCAACAGTAAGGTCAAATATTTTACGAGCTGCCTCTGTGTGTACATCTCTTTTATTTTTAAAAATTTCAATTAAAGTATCTTCTTGCCCTAACTGAGCTAAAACTCTAAGTTCAATTTGAGAATAATCAAAACTATAAAACTTGGTTTGATTACCACTTATAAAAATTTTACGAGCTTCTTTTTGTAATTCATCTTTAACTGAAATATTTTGAATATTTGGTTCAGATGAAGAAAGCCTTCCTGTGTTTGTTAATGTTTGGTTAAAAATAGTATGCACTTTATTATCTGCGAAAATAAATTTTTCAAATCCTCTTAAATAAGTAGAATATAACTTAGTTAATTTTCTATGTTCTAAAAGCAATGCAACTATTGGGTGTAAATAAATAATTTTTTCTAATGCTTCTCTGTCTGTACTTTGCTTTTTGTTTGATGGCAATCCTAATTGATCAAATAATAACTCTTTAATTTGTTTTGGAGAAGAAAAATTAAAGTTTTCTTCTATATCACCAGCTAATATCAATTTCATTTTAGCCTCTAGCTCTTCAATTTTATTTAAAGTTCTAGCAGTTTGTTTATCAAGCTCTAATTTATCAATTAAAATTCCTTTTTCTTCCATTTCAAATAAAACTTCAATAAGAGGGAATTCAATATTTTGATAAAGATTAAATTGATTGTTTTGTTTTAATTGTTCAATTATTGGAACAAAAGTCTCTTTTATAATTTGAGCTTTTTCAATTGTAAAGATTGCTTTCTTCTCAAATTCAATGCCTTTATTTAATTTTGCACCTTTTCCATAAATAATTTCATCTTCTTCTAAAAATAAATCAGTTTGCACTATGTTAATTAAATTTTGAATTCTTGAAGTTATATTTGGGTTTAAGACATATGCTGCAACCATTGCATCATAGGTAAAAGAATCATAAGCAAAATCAATTTCGTAATTCCTTAATAAGGTTGCTGTTCTTTTTAAATCATACGTTAACTTATTAAATTTTTTATTTAAAAAGAATTTTTCAAGTTCTGCATCATCTTTTAAATTCTCTAAATAAAAATTGCCATTTTCATTCAAAATAGCCATTCCTAAAATTTCACCTTTATGATAGTTTTCTTCTAAAGATTCTATATATATGAAGTTATCATTTAATGCTAAAGAATTATCTCACTCATTCAAAACTTTAAAATCTATTTTTTTTGTATTAGATTCTTCTGTTTTATTAATTAGACCTACTCTATTTGAAAGTCTTTTAATTAATGAAATCATTTCATATTTTTCTAAAAAGCTTACTAACCCACTTAAATTTAATTTTATTGATTCGAAATTTAAATTTTCAATTTCGACTTCACAATTTATGGTTGCAATTTCTTTACATAAAATAGCTGATTCTTTTCCATTAATTAATTTTTCTTGTAATTTCCCACCAATAGAGTTAATTTGCTCATATATTCCTTCTATTGTTTTAAACTCCTTTAAAAGTTTAATTGCTGTTTTTTCTCCAACACCTTCAACACCTTTTAAGTTATCAGATGGATCACCCATGAGTCCCTTTAAATCAACAACGTTCTCAGGAGAAACTTCTCATTTAATCAATAATTCTTCTTTACCAAAAAGTTCCAAATTTGATGTTCCTGTTTTAGGCAATAAAATTTTTGTCTTATCAGTTATAAGTTGAAACATATCTTTATCACTTGTTAATATTTCAACTTCATATTCTTCACAATTTGATTCAATAATTTTTGCCATTGTTCCTATTAAATCATCAGCTTCGTAATTTTCTTTTTCTCACCATGAAATATTTGCTGAATCTAAAAATTCTCTAACAATTTGAAACTGAGGAATCAAATCTTCAGGTGTTGCTGATCTACCTGCTTTATAGTTTTCTAACTTATCATGTCTAAAAGTCTTTTTTGACTTATCGAAAGCAACTTTGACATCAAAATAATCTCTTTCACTAATTAAACTAGTCAACATATTTGCAAAAGAATAAACTGCATTTGTTGGTATACCACTACTTGTTTTTAAAACCGATCCTGCATAAGCACTTGCATAATATGCTCTAAATAGTAATGAATTTCCATCTACTAATAAAATCTTTTTCATAAATCCCTCTTCTACTAAATTGGCTTAACTATTTTTTCTAGTATACCTGTTATTTTATTTTTATAAGTTTGCGTCTTAATGTTAAAAATATAATTCTTGTTAGTTAAAATATCGTATTGCATTGTTTCAAAGTTTGATGCAAATATTGTTAAATCAATTGTATCTGTTTCATCAAAAACAGTTATGAAAGCCATATCTTTTTTATTTTTATCTTTAATTATTTTTATTGAAGACACTTGTCCAATAATATTAATATTATTCATATTTCCCACTAACTTTAATATATCAATTGGTTTAAAATATGCATTTTCATTTTTTAATTTTGTAATCGGATTTGCTGAAATATAAAATCCAAAAACTTCCTTTTCATACATTGATTCTATTTCTTCATTCATTTCTTCAACAAACAAGTTTTCAATTTTAGTTTGTTTATCTAAGCTTAGATTTTCATTAAAAGCAATCATTGCACTAAAAATAAAATCTCTATTTAAAACCATTGTTAATTTGTTATATCCAAAGCAATCAAATCCTCCAGCCTTAGCTAGAAGTGTATAATTAGATTCATTTAATCCTTTATTTTTCATGTAATAGAAAAATGTATTTAATTCTTCAAACAAATCCTCATGTTCATCATATATTTTAATTAAAGAGTTAACAAAATCTCTACCTATACCTTTTATTAAAGTAAGAGGCATAAAAATTCTATTATTTAAAATGATGTAATTATCATTCATATATTTTACAGAAGGTTTAATTACTTCAATTCCAAACTGTTTAACTTCTTTAATATACTTACTTGTTTTATTGGGATTACCCATTGCTCCATTTAAAAGCGCTGTGTAAAACTCTGCTGGATAATGTGCTTTAAATCAAGCCAATCAGTATCCAATATATGAATATGCTATAGCATGAGATTTATTAAAACCATACATTGCAAATTTTTCAATTCAATTTCAAATAGAAGTTGCCTTGTCTTCTGAATAATTGTTTATGATTGCATTTGCAATAAATTCTTCCTTTACTTGCAACATATAAGCTATTTGTTTTTTACCCATTGCTCTTCTAACAATATCTGATTTAGCTAGTGAAAAACCAGCAACTTTTTGAAGAATTTGTATTACTTGTTCTTGATAAACAATAACCCCATAAGTTGGCAGTAAAATATCTGCCAAACTTTTATCAACAAGAGACACCCTTTTTGTATTCTTATTGTTTATATACTCTGGTATCATCTCTTGCGGTCCTGGTCTATACAAAGATGACGCTGCAGAAATATCACTAATGCTATTTACTTTCATATCAATAATTAAATTAGTCATACCTGGAGATTCAAGTTGAAAAATACCAGTTGTATTACCTTGTTTTAAAATATCAAAAGTCTTTTGATCATTTACATCTATTTGAGATAATTTTATTTCCTTATTATGATTTATTTTTACCAAATCTATTATTTCTTTCAAAGTTGTCAAATTTCTTAAACCTAACAAATCCATTTTGATTAAGCCAATATCTTCTAAATAATTCATATCAAATTGAGTTTGATAAATTCCATTTAGACCTTGTCTAATAGGTAAAACTTTTCTCAAGTCAACGTCACTAATAATAATTCCTGCTGCATGAGTTCCGGTTTGTCTAGGGCAACCCATTAGTTTATTTGTTAAGCTAAAAATAGCTTTAAATTCTTCTTTTTCGCTATATTCTTTAATCAATCTTTGCGTTTTTAGAATATCTGTAAAATCTAAATAATCTTCATTTAAAGATTTAGTAATTAAATTAACAATTTCTAAATCAATTTCATATACTCTGCATGCATCTCTAAATGCAGATTTAAATGCAATTGTTTGATAAGTAACAATTGTTGCAACATTATATTTTCCATATTTTTCAAATAAATATTCAATTACTTCGTCTCTTCTATTATCTTGAAAATCAATATCTATATCAGGCATTGTTACACGCTCAGGATTTAAAAATCTTTCAAAAAGTAAGTTATATTCTATTGGATCAACTGTTGTTATTCTCAGTAAAAATGAAACTAAACTTCCTGCTGCGCTTCCTCTCCCTGGCCCAACTATTATGTCATTTCTTCTTGCATATGCTACATAATCATGAACAATTAAAAAATAATCAGCAAAACCTGTTTGTTCTATTATTTCTAATTCTTTATTTAATCTTTCATAATATTTTTGTGAAACTGGTTGTCGTTTAACATTAATAAAATAATGCTTCAATCCATTCAGGCATTTTTGTTTTAAATACGAAAAACTTGGGATATTATCTGGAGCAGTAAATTTTGCCATATGCTTTTCTTCACTATCAAAAATATTTAAATTTACTTTTTCACTTATTTCATTTGAAATCTTCAAAGTTTCAGGATAAATTTCTAAAATATCTTCTGCTAATGGGTAAGATTCATCAATCTTATAAGCTTCATTTGCTTGAGTTATGTTTAAACCATTTTTTAAAGCAAAGACACCCTTATAATGTTCTTGTTCATTATTTGAAATATATCTAATGTTATTAAAGAAAAAATTAACACTATTAGTGTTATAAATCTCTGCAGTATTAAAATAAATTTGATGCTCTTCTGTAAGATTAGTTATAACAATCATATTTTGATCTAGTTTAGATTGTAATAATTCTAATATTTGTAGTTCACTTAAAATAAAGTCGTTATTCATTTCAGAAGATATGAAACATACATCTTGATATGATTTCTTGTTTTTAGGAATTAATGTTATTATTTTTTTATTTTCTAGCTCAATTGATAAACCTATTATTGGCTTAATATTTTGACTAGATGCTTTTTTAAAAAATTCAGCTACCCCAAACATAGTTTTATTTTCACAATAAAATAAATATTCTAACTTTTCTTTTTTTGCAAAAGAAATGTAGTCATCAATTTTAATTAATGACTCTTGAAAATTATAAACACTACGTATATTTACTAAGGGTATAAAATTTGACATTAATCCTCCTTTTTAATTTCTTCTATAAATTCTCCGTTTTGAAATACAAATTTTTGAATTTTGTTTTCCATTGTGAAATCTAAAATTTCATTTCATAATATTGCATTTTCTTGTTGATCAGCCATTCATCTTTTTGGCTTTGTCACTGGTTGTTTTGGAACAAACATTGAACAAACATCATCAAAAGGTAAAATTGAAGTTTCATAGGATTTTATAAATTTTGATATTAATATAATTTCTTCCTTATCAAAAGTCAACACAGGTCTTAGAATTGGTAAATCACTTGTTGAGTTAATCACATCAATACTTTGAATTGTTTGAGATGCAACTTGACCTAGACTTTCACCAGTTATTAATGCTTCTTGGCCATTTGCTTTTGCCAAAATATTAGCTATTCTCATAAACATTCTTCTCATTATAGTAATTTTGTAACTTTCATCAGGCATATGTTGTAATTCTTGCAATAATAGAGAAAAATCACAAACATAAAGGTTAAATTTTTTTGAATTATATTTAGATACAATTTTTGCTAATTCAAAAACTTTATTTAATGCTTCAGGTGAAGTGTGAGGCGGAGTCATAAAATGAATAAAGTCAACACGCATTCCTCTTTTCATAGTTAGAAATGATGCAACAGGTGAATCAATTCCACCGCTTAACAAAGAAAGGCCTTTCCCACTAACACCAACTGGCAATCCTTTTAAACCTTCAATTCTTTTTGAAAATATTTGAATACCATCTTTTTTAATAACAATTTCTATTTTTAAATCTGGATTGTGTACGTCAACAATTAAATCACCAACCGCTTTTAATACCATTGGTGCTAGTACAAGTTTTAATTCTGCACTCGTCATTAAGAAACTTTTATCTTTTCTTGTCACTTCCAATTTAAAACGCTTAAATTCAGATGCTTTTGCTATTTCTATAACTTTTTCAGCAACAGCTTCAACATTTTTTTCGCATTTTTCAATAACTGATAATGAGTAAATACCAAAAACTGTTTTTAATTCATCTAATATTTCATCTAATATTTCACTAGCAACGTCTATAACCAAAGAATTGTTATCTTTTATATATTTAATCTTTGATTGATCAAATCTTTTTAATTTAAATTTTATATTGTCCAAAAGTTTACTAATAAACATATGCTTATTATTTCCTTTTAATGTTAATTCGCCATATCTTACTAAAATACTTTTCATTTTTACCTAATTTCTATTTCTAACTTACTGAAACATTTTGAGATGTTAATTTATTTAAAATTAAAATATTGTCTCTTAAACAGTCTTCATAATTTTCTGCCTCAAACTCTGCTAAACACAAAGCTATTTGATCATCAATAGATTTAATTCCACCAAATCTATTTAAATATGATAAAGACATTTCAGCCAATTTGGCCAAGTAAATTGCTGATGCCATTTCGTTTCTTAACATAGCAAAATTTATAATTTCTGAGTCCAAGAAATTTATCATTAGATTATAATTTTCTCTATTATAAAAAATTTCAGGTTCTTGCTTTAATTCTTTTTCAGCTCTATTAAGTTTATTAAAACCTTCATTAATTTGTTTTTCGTATGTCTTTAAAATTGATATCTCTGAATTCTTAACAATCATTACTTCCATTATAGAAAGAATTTTTTTAAAACTTATATTTCTAGAATCAATTTCATTTATAATATTTTCTTTTGTTGTTAGTTCACTTCTAATAACTCTTAAATTTTCAAAAGACATAAAAATTTTTGAAAAAATGTCCATTAAAAGGCTTCCCTGTTTTGCATAATTTAATTTTTGGACTGAAGTTTTTCTTAAATCAAACTCAATCAATAAACTATTATATTTAGTTTGAATATCCTTAATTGTGTGTTCAACATTTAACATTTTTGATTTTATTAAATTTATATTTTTTGCAAAGCCAAATCCTTCATTTAAAGACATTGTGTCTTTAATTAAAATAACTTCATTAGACAAGCCTGAAAAAGCATTATTTATATTAATTTTACTTGTTTCAACAAAGCCTATAATTAACATTTCATATCTCATATTTTTTTCAAAATCTTTAATCTGATCTAAAATACTTTTTGAAGTTTCATATGCTTTTTCAAAATTTAAAGAATAAATATTACTTTTTATATTTTTTATCATATTTGAGTAAACATTAAATAGTGATGAAAATTGTGAGGATTTATTCGTTTTTTCAAGTTCATTTCTACCTCAATTTTGTAAAATACTTACTCTTATTTCTTCCATTTTAGAAGTTAATTGATAATCTGTTAAGTACAACATTTTTTCAGTATGATCAATGATTTGAATTAAATTTGCAATTATTTCGTATGCTTCTTTTAAACTTGAAACAGCTTCATTATATTTAGCAGACTCAATTTGTAAATTAGCAGACTCAATATAAAGTTTTAAATTTTGAATATATTTACTATTTAAAGTTTTAGGGCCCCAAATATCATTTGAATCTTTTCTAGTTTTAATTAGAGTTAAAACATTATTTGTTTCTTCAATAACA
This window of the Mesoplasma chauliocola genome carries:
- the polA gene encoding DNA polymerase I, with the translated sequence MKKILLVDGNSLLFRAYYASAYAGSVLKTSSGIPTNAVYSFANMLTSLISERDYFDVKVAFDKSKKTFRHDKLENYKAGRSATPEDLIPQFQIVREFLDSANISWWEKENYEADDLIGTMAKIIESNCEEYEVEILTSDKDMFQLITDKTKILLPKTGTSNLELFGKEELLIKWEVSPENVVDLKGLMGDPSDNLKGVEGVGEKTAIKLLKEFKTIEGIYEQINSIGGKLQEKLINGKESAILCKEIATINCEVEIENLNFESIKLNLSGLVSFLEKYEMISLIKRLSNRVGLINKTEESNTKKIDFKVLNEWDNSLALNDNFIYIESLEENYHKGEILGMAILNENGNFYLENLKDDAELEKFFLNKKFNKLTYDLKRTATLLRNYEIDFAYDSFTYDAMVAAYVLNPNITSRIQNLINIVQTDLFLEEDEIIYGKGAKLNKGIEFEKKAIFTIEKAQIIKETFVPIIEQLKQNNQFNLYQNIEFPLIEVLFEMEEKGILIDKLELDKQTARTLNKIEELEAKMKLILAGDIEENFNFSSPKQIKELLFDQLGLPSNKKQSTDREALEKIIYLHPIVALLLEHRKLTKLYSTYLRGFEKFIFADNKVHTIFNQTLTNTGRLSSSEPNIQNISVKDELQKEARKIFISGNQTKFYSFDYSQIELRVLAQLGQEDTLIEIFKNKRDVHTEAARKIFDLTVDSEVSSEQRRIAKVFNFGIIYGLSDFGLSNDLKISIIEAKNFIKDYYNSFPKLITYKNILIKEASENGYAATYANRRRLVPELASANFLIKNFGNRIAVNMPIQGTAADILKVAMVNIYKSFVIENMKSFMVAQIHDEIIFEIYDEETEKALNIISKNMEKAFKDLSKIIGKKPSEIVVELEVNASKGENWFELK
- the dnaE gene encoding DNA polymerase III subunit alpha, whose amino-acid sequence is MSNFIPLVNIRSVYNFQESLIKIDDYISFAKKEKLEYLFYCENKTMFGVAEFFKKASSQNIKPIIGLSIELENKKIITLIPKNKKSYQDVCFISSEMNNDFILSELQILELLQSKLDQNMIVITNLTEEHQIYFNTAEIYNTNSVNFFFNNIRYISNNEQEHYKGVFALKNGLNITQANEAYKIDESYPLAEDILEIYPETLKISNEISEKVNLNIFDSEEKHMAKFTAPDNIPSFSYLKQKCLNGLKHYFINVKRQPVSQKYYERLNKELEIIEQTGFADYFLIVHDYVAYARRNDIIVGPGRGSAAGSLVSFLLRITTVDPIEYNLLFERFLNPERVTMPDIDIDFQDNRRDEVIEYLFEKYGKYNVATIVTYQTIAFKSAFRDACRVYEIDLEIVNLITKSLNEDYLDFTDILKTQRLIKEYSEKEEFKAIFSLTNKLMGCPRQTGTHAAGIIISDVDLRKVLPIRQGLNGIYQTQFDMNYLEDIGLIKMDLLGLRNLTTLKEIIDLVKINHNKEIKLSQIDVNDQKTFDILKQGNTTGIFQLESPGMTNLIIDMKVNSISDISAASSLYRPGPQEMIPEYINNKNTKRVSLVDKSLADILLPTYGVIVYQEQVIQILQKVAGFSLAKSDIVRRAMGKKQIAYMLQVKEEFIANAIINNYSEDKATSIWNWIEKFAMYGFNKSHAIAYSYIGYWLAWFKAHYPAEFYTALLNGAMGNPNKTSKYIKEVKQFGIEVIKPSVKYMNDNYIILNNRIFMPLTLIKGIGRDFVNSLIKIYDEHEDLFEELNTFFYYMKNKGLNESNYTLLAKAGGFDCFGYNKLTMVLNRDFIFSAMIAFNENLSLDKQTKIENLFVEEMNEEIESMYEKEVFGFYISANPITKLKNENAYFKPIDILKLVGNMNNINIIGQVSSIKIIKDKNKKDMAFITVFDETDTIDLTIFASNFETMQYDILTNKNYIFNIKTQTYKNKITGILEKIVKPI